The DNA window TCGAACAGGCGCTCAAAAACCGCCGCCCGTGCGTGATCGACGTACACGTCGACGCCGAAGTCAGACCGCCGTCAACCGGCACCTGGCAATTGCCGCCTATTCCGTATAAAGAGCCGATTTACGGTAAGCCGTATATCGCCTGACCACAGCAGCAGATTCAGCACAACGAGAGAGCAGTCGTTCCACGCAAGCTCCACGGCGCGCCGTGATACCGCACGGTCCGCGCCGGTCCCAAGAACAGGAGACAGTCATGATTTTCCGCAATCCGCGCGGGCGGGTAGGTGTTCGCTCGCTTTTCGCCATCGTAATGGGGTTGACCTGCGGTGTTACCGCACTCGCGCAAGGCACGGACCCCGTGCGCATCGGCCTGATTTATTCGAAGCAGGGGCCGGGCGCGTCGATCGGCCAGTTCCTCGAACGCGGCAGTGAAATCGCGCTCGAACAGGCCGGCGGCAAGGTGCTCGGCCGGCCCGTCGAACTCGTGTGGCTCGACGAACCGAATCCGCAGGTGTCGCAACAGAACATGCAGAAGCTGGTCGACGAGAACAAGGTCGTCGCGGTGGTCGGCGGCAACTACAGTTCGTCCGCGCTCGCCATGATGAGCGTCGCCAATCGCGCGAAGGTTCCGCTGATTCTGCCGGGCGCGGCGGCCAGCGAGATCACCGGCAAGGATTGCAGCCGCTACACGTTCCGCACCCAGGCGACGGTGCCGGTGCAGATTGGCGGCGTGATGCCGTATCTGTCGCAGATCGGCAAGAAGGTTTATTTCCTGACGCCCTCGTATGCATTCGGCCAGGACATCCTGCGATCGGCACGCAGCCGGCTCAAGGAAAACGGCATGACCGAAGTCGGCGTGGATGAGGTGCCCGTCAATACCGCCGACTACAGCTCGTACATCCTGAAGATCCGGCAGGCGAAGCCGGACGTGGTGCTCGGCGGCCTGGTCGGCGGCGACTTCTCGAACTTCCTGAAGCAATGGAACGAGATGGGGATGAAGGACAAGATTCCCTACGTGGCCGTCGCCGTGACCGACACCGATTTCTGGGATGTCGGCCCGCAGGCGTCGGCGGGCATCTACGTGAAGCCCTGGTACTACAACAATCCGAAGAACACCGCCGCCGAAAAGCAGTTCACCGCCGACTTCGAGAAGAAATACGGCCGTCCGCCGTCTGACAAGGCATGGTCGGGCTGGATCGCGATGCGCTCGCTGCTCGAATCGATCAACGCCGCGAAGGCGACGGATTCGAAGTCGATCGTCACCCAGCTCGAAAAGTGGAAGAACACCGACGGCGCATTCCCGTTCTACTTCCGCGATTGGGATCATCAACTTGTGCGTCCTTCGGTGGTCGTGCGGGTCAAGTCGAAGATCACCGACAAGTACGATTTCTTCGACGTGGTGAGAGATACGTCGAATTCGGCCGCCGACACCGAGAAGGCTTTCGGTGACAGGCAGCAGGTCGGTTGCAACATGCCGCCGCTCTAACAGCGTCGCGACCGCACGTTTCAGGGGGCGTCATGCTCGATATGCTCGTTTCACAGGCCGCCAACGGACTCGTACTGGGGTTCGTCTACGTGCTGATCGCCGTGGGCCTGTCCATCACGTTCGGACTGCTCGGCGTGATCAATTTCGCGCACGGCGCGTTCTTCGCTCTGGGCGCCTACGTGGCCTACCAGCTCTATCAGATGTTCGGCTGGCCCGCCGTGGTGCTCGCGCCGATCCTCGTCGGCATCATCGGCATGGTGGTGGAGGTTGTCATCATCCGGCGGCTGTATGGCAGGGAGCCGCTGTCCAGCCTGATCGTCACCTTCGCGCTGGCGCTGCTGATCGAAGCGCTGATCCGCTTCTTCTGGGGCGCGGACGGCAAGCCGTTCAACCAGCCGGAGTTCCTGTCGGGCATCGTCGAGGCGGGGCCGTTGCTGATCACCAAATACCGGGTCGCGGTGCTGGTGGCGACGGTCGGCACGCTGGTCGCGCTCGGCGCATTCCTCGCATGGACGCCGTATGGCCGCATCCTGCGCGCGGGCAGCCGCGATCCGGAGATGGTCGAGTTGCTCGGCATCAATCTGCCGCGCGTGCTGACCGGCGTGTTCGGACTCGGTTGCGCGCTGGCGGCGATCGCCGGCGTGCTCGCGGCGCCGCTGTGGACCGTGTCGCCGTCGATGGCGGCCAACGCGATCATGCCCGCGTTCGTGGTCGTCGCGATCGGCGGTCTCGGTTCGTTTGCGGGCGCGGTGGTGGCGGGGCTGGCGGTCGGCGTCGTGAGTTCGCTGACGATCCAGTTCCAGCCCGATGCGGCGGCCGCGTCGATGTATGCGTTGATGTTCCTCGTGATGCTGTTGCGTCCGCGTGGGTTGTTTGGTGAACACTGGGAGCGCTTCGAATGAACACGCGCATGAATACGGACGCAAAGCTGCACGAGCGGGCGCCTGTGCGTCCGTGGCGACATCCGGTCGTGACGATGGCGGCGGTGCTGGTCGCCGTGTCGGGGATGGCGCTGGCGGTCGGGATGCCGATCGACCGCATCACGCAGATCGCGATCTATACGCTCTACGCCGCCGGGACCAATTTCCTGATCGGCTATCTCGGCCTGGTGCCGTTCGGCGCATCGTTTTTCTTCGGCTGTTCGAGCTACGCGCTGGCGATTGCGTTCGGCGCTTGGGGCGGCAACGAAATCACCGGCGTGCTGGTCGCGGCGGCGTTTTCGCTGCTGCTGGCGCTGGTGATCGGCGCGTTGATACTGCGTCGCAAGGGACTATATTTTTCGTTGCTGACGCTCGCCTGTTCGCAGATCGCATTCGAGATCGCGTACAAGTGGACAGCAGTGACCGGCGGCGAGAACGGCTTGCAGAATATCGCGCGGCCGCTGTTCGGCTCGGCGTTGTCGTTCCATGCGTTCACGCTGGTGATCGTGATCGCGCTGTCGTGGATGTTGTGGCGCATCGCGCACGCACCTTTCGGCCGCTTGATGCAGGCGCTGCGGGACAACGAGCAGCGCGTGACCAGCCTTGGCTACGATGTCTACACGACGCGGCTGATCGCGCTGCTGATCGCGGGCGGCACGATTGGCGTGGCAGGCGGCCTGATGGCGCTGCTGCTGCAAGGCGTCTATGCGAACAACCTGAACTGGGAGCATGCGGGCGATCCGGTGCTGATGGCGGTGCTCGGCGGCGTGCATCAGTTTCTCGGACCGCTGTGGGGCGCGATTACGTTCATCGTGCTGGAAGACCGGCTCAGCGCGATCACGGAGAACTGGTGGCTGTTTTTCGCGCCGGTCATCATCATCATGGCGCTGCTGTCGCCGGAAGGCATTCAGGGCTTCTGGCAACGCTTCACGAAGCGCTCGCGCTGGACCCTTACCCGCAACACCATTCCCGTGCGGCCGGCACGCATCACGCCGTATCGTCCGCTCGATGCGGGCGGTGACGAAGGGCAGGCCGTGCTGTCGGTGCAGAACCTGTCGAAGCGCTTCGGCTCGATCGTCACGCAGGACGGCATTTCGCTCGATGTGAAGCGTAATCAGCTGCACAGCTTCATCGGTCCGAACGGCGCGGGCAAGACGACGTTCTTCAATATCCTGACCGGCTTCCTCATGCCCGACGACGGCCGTATCGTCTTCGAGGGCACCGACATCACGCGTATGCAGGCGCACAAGCGCGCCCGCCTGGGACTCGCGAGGTCGTTCCAGATTCTTAGCGTGTTTCCGAATCTGAGCGCGTTCGAGAACGTGCGCATTGCCGTGCAGGCTGCGCGCAAGGAATGGCGCGGTTTTCTGCACGACGCGTACACGACGGAGGAAGCCAACGAGCGCGTCTGGTCGCTGCTGGACGCGGTCGGTCTCGCCGAGCGTGCCGCCCATCTCTGCGCGGACCTGTCTCACGGCGAGAAGCGTCTGCTCGAAATCGCGATGACGCTCGCCACCAGCGCGAAACTGCTGTTGCTGGACGAGCCGCTTGCGGGTCTCGCGGAATCGGATCGGATCGTCGTGGCCGCGTTGATCCGGCGTCTCGCCAATTCGCACGCGGTGCTGCTGATCGAGCACGACATCGACCGCGTGCTCGCGCTGTCGGATCGCATCACGGTGCTGCATCAGGGCAGGTTGATCGCGGACGGCTTGCCGGCTGACGTCGCTCGCAATCCGCAGGTGATCAGCGCATATCTCGGCGATTCGAATGTCAAGGGGACGAAGGTCGAGCATAGCGACGTCACGCCCGAACTAGTGCGAGTCGTCGCAAAAACGGCTGAGGCAAAGCAGCAGACGCTGCTGCAACTTGAAAAGGTCAGCGCAGGCTACGACGGCGGCACCGTGCTGGAGGACATCGACCTGACCGTGCATTCAGGCGAAGTCGTCGCGCTGCTTGGCCGCAACGGCGTCGGCAAGACCACGCTGTTGCGCACGATCACCGGTACGCTGCCCGCCACCGCAGGACGCGTCGACTTCAACGGCAACGATATCAGCGCGATGCGGGCCGATCTGATCAACCGGCTCGGCATTTCGCTGGTGCCGGAAGGACGCCGGCTGTTTTCGAACCTCACGGTTCAGGACAACCTGAGAATCGGCGCGCGCGCGGGCGGCGCACCGCTCGACGAAATCTGCGAACTGTTCCCCAAGCTCAAGGTGCTGATGCGTTCGCGGGCCGGCAACCTGTCCGGCGGCGAACGTCAGATGGTGGCGATTGCGCGCGCGTTGATGGTGCCGTGCCGTCTCATTCTGCTGGACGAACCGTTCGAAGGTCTTGCGCCGGCGGTCGTACACGAGGTGCGCGAGGCGGTCGCGAAACTGACCTCGCGGGCGAGCCTCGTAATCGTCGAGCACCATGCCGAGTCCGTTCTGTCGATGTCCGAT is part of the Paraburkholderia fungorum genome and encodes:
- a CDS encoding ABC transporter substrate-binding protein; the protein is MIFRNPRGRVGVRSLFAIVMGLTCGVTALAQGTDPVRIGLIYSKQGPGASIGQFLERGSEIALEQAGGKVLGRPVELVWLDEPNPQVSQQNMQKLVDENKVVAVVGGNYSSSALAMMSVANRAKVPLILPGAAASEITGKDCSRYTFRTQATVPVQIGGVMPYLSQIGKKVYFLTPSYAFGQDILRSARSRLKENGMTEVGVDEVPVNTADYSSYILKIRQAKPDVVLGGLVGGDFSNFLKQWNEMGMKDKIPYVAVAVTDTDFWDVGPQASAGIYVKPWYYNNPKNTAAEKQFTADFEKKYGRPPSDKAWSGWIAMRSLLESINAAKATDSKSIVTQLEKWKNTDGAFPFYFRDWDHQLVRPSVVVRVKSKITDKYDFFDVVRDTSNSAADTEKAFGDRQQVGCNMPPL
- a CDS encoding branched-chain amino acid ABC transporter permease, producing MLDMLVSQAANGLVLGFVYVLIAVGLSITFGLLGVINFAHGAFFALGAYVAYQLYQMFGWPAVVLAPILVGIIGMVVEVVIIRRLYGREPLSSLIVTFALALLIEALIRFFWGADGKPFNQPEFLSGIVEAGPLLITKYRVAVLVATVGTLVALGAFLAWTPYGRILRAGSRDPEMVELLGINLPRVLTGVFGLGCALAAIAGVLAAPLWTVSPSMAANAIMPAFVVVAIGGLGSFAGAVVAGLAVGVVSSLTIQFQPDAAAASMYALMFLVMLLRPRGLFGEHWERFE
- a CDS encoding branched-chain amino acid ABC transporter ATP-binding protein/permease, whose amino-acid sequence is MNTDAKLHERAPVRPWRHPVVTMAAVLVAVSGMALAVGMPIDRITQIAIYTLYAAGTNFLIGYLGLVPFGASFFFGCSSYALAIAFGAWGGNEITGVLVAAAFSLLLALVIGALILRRKGLYFSLLTLACSQIAFEIAYKWTAVTGGENGLQNIARPLFGSALSFHAFTLVIVIALSWMLWRIAHAPFGRLMQALRDNEQRVTSLGYDVYTTRLIALLIAGGTIGVAGGLMALLLQGVYANNLNWEHAGDPVLMAVLGGVHQFLGPLWGAITFIVLEDRLSAITENWWLFFAPVIIIMALLSPEGIQGFWQRFTKRSRWTLTRNTIPVRPARITPYRPLDAGGDEGQAVLSVQNLSKRFGSIVTQDGISLDVKRNQLHSFIGPNGAGKTTFFNILTGFLMPDDGRIVFEGTDITRMQAHKRARLGLARSFQILSVFPNLSAFENVRIAVQAARKEWRGFLHDAYTTEEANERVWSLLDAVGLAERAAHLCADLSHGEKRLLEIAMTLATSAKLLLLDEPLAGLAESDRIVVAALIRRLANSHAVLLIEHDIDRVLALSDRITVLHQGRLIADGLPADVARNPQVISAYLGDSNVKGTKVEHSDVTPELVRVVAKTAEAKQQTLLQLEKVSAGYDGGTVLEDIDLTVHSGEVVALLGRNGVGKTTLLRTITGTLPATAGRVDFNGNDISAMRADLINRLGISLVPEGRRLFSNLTVQDNLRIGARAGGAPLDEICELFPKLKVLMRSRAGNLSGGERQMVAIARALMVPCRLILLDEPFEGLAPAVVHEVREAVAKLTSRASLVIVEHHAESVLSMSDRAYVLVNGKVAFGGSAQELAADTALQERLLGVTAADPEQLLRKTA